One segment of Curtobacterium poinsettiae DNA contains the following:
- a CDS encoding ABC transporter substrate-binding protein, translating into MTGVDRRAFLVGGVAGGAALALAGCSGTLPKVVAKPASFGKDATGTVQVWCRSATQAGLTSAVAGFNKANPELQVQLTPVPDAQYVTKLATAIRGGEPPDVVDIDDINSQLFIFREAFADLTDVVQGLDYFDAISPGHLRLLEYRDRYYGLPYLADNSQLFVNTELFERAGLDVEESTKDLSTLLDAAKAIRKLDDDVYGWSISGNAAGIIGFVTQPHVWATGVDMMTGEVGSQRANITGNEALERMLEFYRQLWKDGVLSKATYSDAGTTWGADFRAGKVGIFPTSYGATVPAATKAMRAKMQTVLIPSWDGRRSFFDGGDNMCIPNGAANPSGGWAFMQYANGLQQQQALPDGGYFPTRSDAATPEYRKRFPLAYGPLDAIEKGYAPQTLAYNLLNNQPSSPYFAMFRQAVFGSGSAAAMRTAQSDYQRILDQVQA; encoded by the coding sequence GTGACCGGCGTGGACCGCCGTGCGTTCCTCGTCGGCGGCGTCGCCGGCGGAGCCGCCCTCGCCCTGGCCGGGTGCTCCGGCACCCTGCCGAAGGTCGTCGCGAAGCCCGCGAGCTTCGGGAAGGACGCGACCGGCACCGTGCAGGTGTGGTGCCGGTCGGCGACCCAGGCCGGCCTGACGTCCGCTGTCGCCGGGTTCAACAAGGCGAACCCGGAGCTGCAGGTCCAGCTGACGCCCGTGCCGGACGCGCAGTACGTGACCAAGCTGGCGACCGCGATCCGTGGGGGTGAGCCGCCGGACGTCGTCGACATCGACGACATCAACTCGCAGCTGTTCATCTTCCGAGAGGCCTTCGCGGACCTCACCGACGTCGTGCAGGGACTCGACTACTTCGACGCGATCTCACCCGGCCACCTGCGGCTGCTCGAGTACCGCGACCGGTACTACGGCCTGCCCTACCTGGCCGACAACTCGCAGCTGTTCGTGAACACCGAGCTGTTCGAGCGCGCGGGCCTCGACGTCGAGGAGTCGACGAAGGACCTGTCCACGCTGCTCGACGCGGCGAAGGCCATCCGCAAGCTCGACGACGACGTGTACGGCTGGTCGATCTCCGGCAACGCCGCCGGCATCATCGGCTTCGTCACGCAGCCGCACGTCTGGGCGACCGGAGTCGACATGATGACCGGCGAGGTGGGATCCCAGCGGGCGAACATCACCGGCAACGAGGCCCTCGAACGCATGCTCGAGTTCTACCGGCAGCTGTGGAAGGACGGCGTGCTGTCGAAGGCGACGTACTCCGACGCGGGCACCACGTGGGGCGCCGACTTCCGGGCCGGCAAGGTGGGGATCTTCCCGACCTCGTACGGGGCGACCGTGCCCGCGGCCACCAAGGCGATGCGGGCGAAGATGCAGACGGTGCTCATCCCGTCGTGGGACGGCCGGCGGTCGTTCTTCGACGGCGGCGACAACATGTGCATCCCGAACGGAGCAGCGAACCCGTCCGGCGGGTGGGCGTTCATGCAGTACGCGAACGGCCTCCAGCAGCAGCAGGCGCTGCCGGACGGCGGGTACTTCCCGACGCGGTCCGACGCCGCCACCCCGGAGTACCGCAAGCGGTTCCCGCTGGCGTACGGGCCCCTCGACGCGATCGAGAAGGGCTACGCACCGCAGACGCTGGCGTACAACCTGCTCAACAACCAGCCGTCGTCGCCGTACTTCGCGATGTTCCGCCAGGCCGTGTTCGGGTCGGGGAGCGCTGCCGCCATGCGGACGGCGCAGTCCGACTACCAGCGGATCCTCGACCAGGTGCAGGCCTGA
- a CDS encoding carbohydrate ABC transporter permease → MSTISTRRPAGRTGPGRPTVGRGPGRGGSVRTRSSLTHPPRTGAVLVAPAILFVAVFVLVPLVFALYISFTNWPLIGPYRFIGLQNYLTLFQDPTFVHAIGYTLLYTAIVTLPILALGYFLAVLVRARRRGSTILRTVFFLPYVVGLTTLSFMLVLEAQPNSGAVNMVLRWLGITDGSTAWLVNGPLATLLICVLVVWAVSGLTMVLLMSAMQGVPDEVYESAQLEGASWWQTERLITFPMIRSTVALSVIISVIGSLLAFNQFYILTQGGPGTETTTIVNAIYNRGFVNLQLGAATAQSIALVVVIAAVTVFQFWALREKD, encoded by the coding sequence ATGTCGACCATCTCCACCCGGCGCCCCGCCGGCCGGACCGGCCCGGGCCGCCCCACCGTGGGCCGCGGCCCGGGGCGCGGCGGTTCCGTCCGGACCCGCAGCTCGCTCACCCACCCGCCGCGCACCGGCGCCGTCCTCGTCGCCCCGGCGATCCTGTTCGTCGCCGTCTTCGTGCTCGTCCCGCTCGTGTTCGCGCTCTACATCTCGTTCACGAACTGGCCCCTGATCGGCCCGTACCGGTTCATCGGGCTGCAGAACTACCTGACGCTGTTCCAGGACCCGACGTTCGTGCACGCGATCGGCTACACGCTGCTGTACACGGCGATCGTGACCCTGCCGATCCTGGCGCTCGGGTACTTCCTCGCGGTTCTCGTCCGCGCACGCCGCCGTGGCAGCACGATCCTGCGGACGGTGTTCTTCCTGCCGTACGTGGTCGGCCTGACGACGCTCTCGTTCATGCTCGTGCTCGAGGCGCAGCCGAACTCCGGCGCCGTCAACATGGTGCTCCGCTGGCTCGGGATCACCGACGGCAGCACCGCGTGGCTCGTGAACGGTCCGTTGGCGACGCTGCTCATCTGCGTGCTCGTGGTCTGGGCGGTGTCCGGGCTGACCATGGTGCTGCTCATGTCGGCGATGCAGGGCGTCCCCGACGAGGTCTACGAGTCGGCGCAGCTCGAGGGGGCGTCCTGGTGGCAGACCGAGCGCCTCATCACGTTCCCGATGATCCGTTCGACCGTCGCGCTGAGCGTCATCATCTCGGTGATCGGGTCGCTCCTGGCGTTCAACCAGTTCTACATCCTGACCCAGGGCGGCCCGGGCACCGAGACCACCACGATCGTGAACGCGATCTACAACCGCGGGTTCGTGAACCTGCAGCTCGGGGCGGCGACCGCCCAGTCGATCGCCCTCGTCGTGGTGATCGCCGCCGTGACGGTGTTCCAGTTCTGGGCACTGCGAGAGAAGGACTGA
- a CDS encoding carbohydrate ABC transporter permease — translation MSTTTSRAALAAPDLSTRTLTTTGDGRRRRHQQGSVQHPRDTTVKRTLYAIAGIGSALVFGVPLIWSILRAFQSEAVITQAPDPATFFQLGWQNFAAVFASSSHLLTGVVNSLIVSIATAVLTAVIATMAGYGFARFRFRGAGLVFGLVLLTMMVPFQAILTPLYLEMNAMGLTNSLLGLVLFYTTVNLPFGVFVMRNAFESIPTELEDSAFVDGASRFRVVVSVLRPLLLPGAATAALYAFLASWTEFLGALTFLTKDSLYTLPVALLNLQTGAYGQVSYGNLVAGSVVAMIPCIALYVGLQRFYVAGLSSGALKG, via the coding sequence ATGAGCACCACGACCTCCCGTGCGGCCCTCGCAGCGCCGGACCTGTCCACCAGGACGCTGACCACGACGGGCGACGGCCGACGTCGGCGCCACCAGCAGGGCAGCGTCCAGCACCCGCGCGACACCACCGTCAAGCGCACCCTGTACGCGATCGCCGGCATCGGTTCGGCCCTCGTGTTCGGCGTCCCGCTCATCTGGTCGATCCTGCGGGCGTTCCAGTCCGAGGCCGTCATCACGCAGGCCCCGGACCCGGCGACGTTCTTCCAGCTCGGGTGGCAGAACTTCGCCGCCGTCTTCGCCTCGTCGTCGCACCTGCTCACCGGCGTCGTGAACTCGCTCATCGTGTCGATCGCCACGGCGGTGCTGACCGCGGTGATCGCGACGATGGCGGGCTACGGGTTCGCACGCTTCCGGTTCCGGGGCGCCGGACTCGTGTTCGGGCTGGTGCTGCTGACGATGATGGTGCCGTTCCAGGCCATCCTCACGCCGCTGTACCTCGAGATGAACGCCATGGGGCTGACGAACTCGCTGCTCGGGCTCGTGCTGTTCTACACGACCGTGAACCTGCCGTTCGGGGTGTTCGTGATGCGCAACGCGTTCGAGTCGATCCCCACCGAGCTCGAGGACTCGGCCTTCGTCGACGGAGCCTCGCGCTTCCGGGTCGTCGTGTCGGTGCTCCGCCCGCTGCTCCTGCCCGGGGCGGCGACCGCGGCGCTCTACGCGTTCCTGGCGTCGTGGACGGAGTTCCTCGGAGCCCTGACGTTCCTGACGAAGGACTCGCTGTACACGCTGCCGGTCGCGCTGCTCAACCTGCAGACCGGGGCGTACGGGCAGGTGTCCTACGGCAACCTCGTCGCCGGGTCGGTGGTGGCGATGATCCCGTGCATCGCGCTCTACGTCGGGTTGCAACGGTTCTACGTCGCCGGGCTGTCGTCCGGGGCGTTGAAGGGCTGA
- a CDS encoding substrate-binding domain-containing protein: MSTTTAPEGRGGKRRKAPTIFDVAERAGVSHQTVSRVINGDPTVREQYRSQVTDAVTELGYRPRAAARALAGGRSKALGIITAGDALYGPSSTSIGFERAARSAGYHVLLSTLPEEPRPSDLSGALTTLLAQDVAAIVLVAADNRVLDALASLTVPVTVPVVVSNAVQRDAVRTPVAPSVAAVAIDQAAGTALVMQHLFDRGHRRIVHIAGPHVSQESEVRRATYLRIMQDAGLEPVVLEGDWTPASGFAAARHIDVTTVDAVFAGNDQMALGVLHAFADEGLRVPDDIAVVGFDDVPEAAHFTPPLTTVRQDFRAMGERVLDTVRALVEGEPRDETLLAPELVVRRST; encoded by the coding sequence GGGCAGGGGCGGCAAGCGCCGGAAGGCCCCGACGATCTTCGACGTCGCCGAGCGTGCGGGCGTGTCCCACCAGACCGTCTCCCGCGTGATCAACGGCGACCCGACCGTCCGCGAGCAGTACCGATCACAGGTCACCGACGCCGTCACGGAGCTCGGGTACCGGCCCCGCGCCGCGGCCCGCGCCCTCGCCGGAGGGCGGAGCAAGGCCCTCGGCATCATCACCGCCGGCGATGCGCTGTACGGTCCGTCGAGCACCTCGATCGGCTTCGAACGGGCGGCCCGTTCCGCCGGGTACCACGTGCTGCTGTCCACGCTGCCGGAGGAGCCGCGGCCGTCCGACCTGTCCGGCGCACTCACCACGCTGCTCGCGCAGGACGTCGCAGCGATCGTGCTGGTCGCAGCCGACAACCGGGTGCTCGACGCCCTCGCCTCACTCACCGTGCCGGTCACGGTGCCCGTCGTGGTGTCGAACGCCGTGCAGCGCGACGCCGTCCGGACCCCGGTCGCGCCGAGCGTCGCCGCCGTCGCCATCGACCAGGCGGCAGGCACCGCGCTCGTCATGCAGCACCTGTTCGACCGCGGACACCGCCGGATCGTGCACATCGCCGGGCCGCACGTGTCGCAGGAGTCCGAGGTGCGCCGGGCGACCTACCTGCGGATCATGCAGGACGCCGGGCTCGAACCCGTCGTGCTCGAGGGCGACTGGACCCCCGCGAGCGGTTTCGCGGCCGCCCGGCACATCGACGTGACGACGGTCGACGCGGTCTTCGCCGGCAACGACCAGATGGCGCTCGGGGTGCTGCACGCCTTCGCCGACGAGGGGCTGCGGGTCCCCGACGACATCGCCGTGGTGGGGTTCGACGACGTCCCCGAGGCCGCGCACTTCACGCCGCCGCTGACCACCGTGCGGCAGGACTTCCGGGCGATGGGGGAGCGGGTGCTCGACACCGTGCGGGCACTGGTCGAGGGGGAGCCCCGCGACGAGACGCTGCTCGCGCCCGAGCTGGTGGTGCGGCGCAGCACGTAG